In Picosynechococcus sp. PCC 7002, the following are encoded in one genomic region:
- the mltA gene encoding murein transglycosylase A translates to MKIFWSGLTIATLGTIASVVSQPGLTQVLQPTTTPGAIALPDYGLWQNQERQKLLNAIDHSLRYIDTNTAQADYAAVQVPGFSREKVRRSLVRFRQLVQQYPDPRQLHQAIQREFIFYRSVGKDGTGQVDFTAYFEPAYVASPVKTNEFQYPLYRQPPGFKTWSQPHPRRVALEGRDGIPPSDSPLRGHELVWLKSRLEAYLIQVQGSARLQLTNGRTMTIGFDGSTDYEYVSLGKELINEGIFQPEELSLPKLIDYFEANPTELSNYIPRNNRFIFFRETFGSPPIGSIGVPVLAERSIATDKSIFPPGAIAFIATQLPYQRANGDWLKLPVSRYVLDQDTGSAIKGAGRVDIFLGTGPNTQTRAGLVNDPGNLYYLLLKD, encoded by the coding sequence ATGAAAATTTTTTGGTCAGGTCTAACCATTGCCACCCTGGGCACCATCGCAAGTGTAGTCAGTCAGCCGGGCCTTACCCAAGTGCTCCAGCCGACCACAACGCCAGGGGCGATCGCCTTACCGGATTACGGCCTGTGGCAAAACCAAGAACGCCAAAAGTTACTCAACGCCATCGACCATAGCCTGCGCTACATCGACACCAATACCGCCCAAGCGGATTATGCAGCGGTACAAGTCCCCGGCTTCAGTCGAGAAAAGGTGCGGCGATCGCTGGTACGATTTCGGCAGTTAGTGCAACAATATCCCGACCCCCGCCAATTACACCAAGCGATCCAGCGAGAATTTATTTTCTATCGCTCTGTGGGTAAAGATGGCACGGGCCAGGTGGACTTTACCGCTTACTTTGAACCAGCCTACGTTGCCAGCCCCGTTAAAACTAACGAATTTCAATATCCCCTCTATCGTCAGCCCCCCGGTTTTAAAACTTGGTCGCAACCCCACCCCCGCCGTGTAGCCTTAGAAGGCCGTGATGGTATTCCGCCGAGCGATAGTCCCTTGCGGGGGCATGAATTGGTTTGGTTAAAAAGTCGCCTCGAAGCCTATCTGATCCAGGTGCAAGGTTCCGCCCGGTTGCAACTGACCAATGGCCGCACCATGACCATTGGTTTTGATGGCAGTACCGATTATGAATATGTCAGCTTGGGCAAGGAGTTGATTAACGAGGGCATTTTTCAGCCAGAAGAATTAAGCCTCCCCAAATTAATTGACTATTTTGAGGCGAATCCCACAGAACTCAGTAATTACATTCCTCGCAATAATCGCTTTATCTTTTTCCGGGAAACTTTCGGGTCGCCGCCCATCGGTAGTATCGGGGTGCCCGTCTTAGCAGAGCGATCAATTGCCACCGACAAAAGTATTTTTCCCCCAGGGGCGATCGCCTTTATTGCGACCCAGCTTCCTTACCAGCGGGCCAATGGAGACTGGTTAAAACTCCCCGTCAGTCGTTATGTCCTCGATCAAGACACAGGCAGCGCGATCAAAGGGGCTGGCCGGGTTGATATTTTCCTCGGCACCGGGCCAAACACCCAAACCCGCGCTGGTCTCGTCAACGATCCGGGTAATCTTTACTATCTCCTCCTCAAGGATTAA
- a CDS encoding cation:proton antiporter, with amino-acid sequence MLSPTIFSGSLPGLTDFVPSLSLATTPEADYGSFVLTGVLMTLVVIYAMSKLGGELSKRVGLPPVLGELVGGVLVGVSALHLIVFPETGATAADSSLMLFLQQLGGLDGTALEHIFASQSEVISVLAELGVIVLLFEIGLESDLRELSKVGSQAAVVAIVGVVAPFLLGTVGLVTLFHTPIIPAIFAGAALTATSIGITSKVLSDLGQLKSTEGKIIVGAAVIDDVLGIIVLAVVASLAKTGEVDLLNVVYLIIGASAFLLGSILLGKFFNQGFEAIAAKLKTRGALLIPAFAFALVMAIIANLIHLEAILGAFAAGLVLDETDLRKELDRQVMPIADFLVPIFFVTVGAKADLGVLNPFESANRAGLVIAAFLIVVAIVGKVITGWAVFGQPGVNRLAIGFGMIPRGEVGLVFAGIGSASGVLDKPLEAAIIVMVILTTFLAPPLLQAVLNKPQDPDVPADREALEKSLSV; translated from the coding sequence ATGCTAAGTCCCACAATCTTTTCTGGTAGTCTGCCAGGATTGACGGATTTCGTTCCTTCCCTGTCCCTGGCGACAACCCCGGAAGCTGACTATGGTTCATTTGTTTTAACCGGCGTTTTAATGACCCTGGTCGTGATCTATGCCATGAGTAAGTTGGGGGGAGAACTCTCCAAACGAGTCGGCTTACCTCCTGTATTAGGGGAACTGGTCGGAGGTGTTCTAGTCGGGGTCTCGGCGCTCCACCTCATCGTCTTTCCGGAAACAGGGGCCACGGCTGCTGACTCAAGTTTAATGCTGTTTTTGCAGCAGCTTGGTGGTTTAGATGGCACTGCCCTTGAGCATATTTTTGCCAGCCAAAGCGAAGTGATCTCGGTATTGGCAGAGCTTGGGGTCATCGTGCTGTTATTTGAGATTGGCCTCGAATCAGACCTCCGAGAGCTGAGTAAAGTGGGTTCCCAGGCTGCGGTGGTCGCGATTGTCGGGGTGGTGGCACCTTTCCTCTTGGGGACGGTGGGCCTAGTGACGTTGTTCCATACGCCGATTATCCCTGCTATTTTTGCGGGGGCCGCCCTCACGGCCACGAGTATTGGCATTACCTCGAAGGTACTGTCGGACTTGGGTCAGCTAAAGTCCACCGAAGGCAAAATTATCGTTGGTGCGGCGGTGATTGACGATGTGCTGGGGATTATTGTTTTAGCGGTCGTCGCGAGTTTGGCCAAGACCGGGGAAGTGGATCTCCTGAATGTGGTCTATCTGATTATTGGGGCCAGTGCTTTTCTGTTGGGTTCGATTCTGCTCGGTAAATTCTTTAACCAAGGTTTTGAGGCGATCGCCGCCAAACTAAAAACCCGGGGCGCGCTGTTGATTCCGGCCTTTGCCTTTGCGTTGGTGATGGCGATTATTGCGAACCTCATCCATTTAGAAGCCATTTTAGGGGCCTTCGCAGCGGGTCTTGTGTTGGATGAAACGGATCTCCGTAAAGAGTTAGACCGTCAGGTGATGCCCATTGCCGACTTTTTAGTGCCGATCTTTTTTGTAACTGTGGGAGCAAAAGCAGACCTTGGTGTTCTGAACCCCTTCGAGTCTGCCAACCGCGCCGGATTAGTGATTGCTGCGTTCCTCATCGTTGTGGCGATTGTCGGGAAGGTAATCACGGGCTGGGCCGTCTTTGGTCAACCGGGGGTGAATCGCTTGGCCATTGGTTTTGGCATGATTCCCCGGGGAGAAGTGGGCCTCGTTTTTGCGGGCATTGGTTCTGCTAGTGGTGTGTTAGATAAGCCCCTAGAAGCAGCCATCATTGTGATGGTGATCTTGACCACTTTCTTGGCACCGCCGCTCCTCCAGGCTGTTTTAAATAAGCCCCAGGATCCGGATGTGCCTGCCGACCGGGAAGCCCTTGAGAAAAGTTTGTCGGTGTAG
- the fabG gene encoding 3-oxoacyl-[acyl-carrier-protein] reductase, which translates to MELLPAAQQRLKDQVAIVTGASRGIGKATAITLATEGAKVVINYARSSAAAEALVAEIQAAGGEAIALQADVSQEDQVNDLVEKTLAQWDQIDILVNNAGITKDTLLMRMKLDAWQAVIDLNLTGVFLCTKAVTKPMMKKRRGRIINITSVAGLMGNPGQANYSAAKAGVIGFTKTVAKELASRNIVVNAVAPGFITTDMTEGLEADEILKYIPLGRYGQPEEIAGMIRFLAADPAAAYITGQTFNVDGGMVMH; encoded by the coding sequence ATGGAGCTTTTACCCGCCGCGCAACAACGTCTGAAGGATCAAGTGGCCATCGTCACCGGGGCGTCTCGGGGGATTGGTAAAGCCACGGCGATCACCCTCGCCACAGAAGGTGCAAAGGTGGTGATCAACTACGCCCGTTCCAGTGCTGCTGCCGAGGCATTGGTCGCGGAAATTCAGGCCGCCGGAGGTGAGGCGATCGCCCTCCAAGCCGATGTGTCCCAGGAAGATCAAGTCAACGATCTCGTCGAAAAAACCCTCGCCCAATGGGACCAAATTGATATCCTCGTCAACAACGCCGGGATCACAAAAGATACCCTACTGATGCGCATGAAGCTCGATGCCTGGCAAGCTGTCATTGACCTCAACCTCACCGGCGTCTTTCTCTGCACCAAAGCCGTCACCAAACCGATGATGAAAAAACGCCGGGGCCGGATCATCAACATCACCTCTGTGGCCGGACTAATGGGGAACCCTGGTCAAGCTAACTACAGCGCCGCCAAAGCCGGGGTGATTGGTTTTACGAAGACTGTCGCTAAGGAACTGGCTAGTCGAAACATTGTGGTTAATGCCGTGGCCCCTGGTTTTATTACCACTGACATGACCGAAGGCCTCGAAGCCGATGAAATTCTCAAGTACATTCCCCTGGGCCGCTATGGTCAACCGGAAGAAATTGCTGGGATGATTCGTTTCCTCGCCGCTGATCCTGCTGCTGCTTACATTACAGGTCAAACGTTTAATGTAGATGGCGGGATGGTGATGCATTAA
- a CDS encoding PAS domain-containing sensor histidine kinase, producing MQYNPALIQALGDIVYERCLTSGAMVWYGDFTRVLGYSAAEMGNDCQTWLERLYPDDQTKVLATLEQAFAQQQAYELDYRFQHHDGSYVWIQDRGVPKDITAQDSDQFWVIGVMRDISDRKQVELDMHNALMREKELNQLKTRFIDIASHEFRTPLTSILGFTELLEQYAHKFNPEAQRRHLQRIKGAAQRLQTLVDDVLSVSRVDAGQLTLEPAPVHFEGLCQDIIEELQVVFGHTHPIRFDFVPQYQGDRRLLPVLDAKIIRHILSNLLSNALKYSFPGEAVSLVVCCGDRQISITITDRGIGIPQADLPHLFEPFHRAQNVGKIPGTGLGLHIVKRYIDLHNGTIMVASLVNSGTTFRVKIPCSFVSKP from the coding sequence ATGCAATATAATCCTGCTCTAATTCAAGCCCTTGGCGACATCGTCTATGAACGCTGTTTAACCTCAGGTGCAATGGTGTGGTACGGGGATTTTACGCGGGTTTTGGGGTATTCGGCGGCGGAAATGGGTAATGATTGTCAAACTTGGCTAGAGCGGCTCTATCCGGACGATCAAACGAAAGTTTTGGCCACCCTCGAACAAGCCTTCGCCCAACAGCAAGCCTACGAGTTGGACTATCGATTCCAGCACCATGACGGTTCCTATGTTTGGATCCAAGACCGGGGAGTTCCTAAGGATATTACTGCGCAAGATTCGGATCAGTTTTGGGTGATTGGGGTGATGCGTGACATTAGCGATCGCAAACAGGTAGAGCTAGATATGCACAATGCCCTGATGCGCGAAAAAGAACTCAATCAACTGAAAACCCGTTTCATTGACATTGCCTCCCATGAATTCCGCACCCCTTTGACCTCGATTTTGGGCTTTACTGAACTCCTCGAACAATACGCCCACAAATTCAACCCAGAAGCGCAACGGCGGCATCTACAGCGAATTAAAGGGGCGGCCCAACGGCTCCAAACCCTCGTTGACGATGTCCTTTCGGTCAGTCGCGTCGATGCAGGACAACTCACCCTAGAGCCAGCGCCCGTGCATTTTGAAGGGCTGTGCCAGGACATCATCGAAGAGTTGCAAGTGGTGTTTGGCCATACCCACCCGATCCGGTTTGATTTCGTTCCCCAATACCAAGGCGATCGCCGCCTCTTACCCGTCCTAGACGCCAAGATTATCCGCCACATTCTGTCTAATTTACTCTCGAATGCCCTCAAATACTCTTTTCCCGGTGAAGCCGTCAGCCTAGTAGTTTGTTGTGGCGATCGCCAAATCAGCATCACCATCACTGACCGGGGAATTGGCATTCCCCAAGCCGATTTACCACATTTATTTGAACCCTTTCACCGGGCTCAAAATGTTGGCAAAATTCCAGGCACAGGCTTAGGACTACACATTGTGAAACGTTACATTGACTTACACAATGGTACGATTATGGTCGCAAGTCTCGTGAATTCTGGCACCACATTCCGCGTTAAAATTCCCTGCTCTTTCGTGAGTAAACCCTGA
- a CDS encoding methyltransferase domain-containing protein: MVRKKNFWEEKYQTAQHRWDLGQAAPPLQDFFAKTAPLPQGKWGVLGCGQGHDAVFLAKQGFSVTGVDFAPAAIAAAKALSQDHGVTLTLLEENIFDLKKSHKSHFDYLFEHTCFCAIAPEQRPDYVTLAATILKPGAKLYGIFYTHNKTGGPPFGTTPQEVIQLFSPQFKILALDPIQNSVSSRQGDEHWGILQKK; encoded by the coding sequence ATGGTTCGGAAAAAAAATTTTTGGGAAGAAAAATATCAAACGGCTCAACATCGCTGGGATCTCGGCCAAGCAGCGCCACCGCTCCAGGATTTTTTCGCAAAGACAGCACCATTACCCCAAGGGAAATGGGGGGTTTTGGGTTGTGGCCAGGGCCATGATGCTGTGTTTTTAGCAAAACAGGGGTTCTCAGTAACGGGGGTTGATTTTGCCCCAGCGGCGATCGCCGCCGCGAAAGCATTAAGCCAAGATCATGGTGTTACTCTTACTTTACTCGAAGAAAATATTTTTGATCTCAAAAAAAGTCATAAAAGTCACTTTGATTATCTGTTCGAGCATACCTGTTTCTGTGCGATCGCCCCAGAGCAGCGTCCCGATTACGTTACCTTGGCGGCCACAATCCTTAAACCAGGGGCCAAACTCTACGGTATTTTCTACACCCACAACAAAACGGGAGGCCCGCCCTTTGGCACAACCCCCCAGGAAGTAATTCAGTTGTTTTCCCCACAATTTAAGATTCTTGCCCTCGATCCGATTCAAAATTCTGTGTCGAGTCGGCAAGGGGATGAACATTGGGGGATCTTGCAAAAGAAATAG
- a CDS encoding thioredoxin family protein: MAVKKQFSSFEAMLQAAEKPVLVDFYATWCGPCQIMGKTLEEISPQMANEIQIVKVDGDRYPALASHHGVHAYPTLVLYNKGQLVSRIEGAVAAPQLMQQIRRALQN; the protein is encoded by the coding sequence ATGGCTGTCAAAAAACAATTTTCCAGTTTTGAAGCAATGTTACAGGCTGCCGAAAAGCCTGTTTTAGTCGATTTTTATGCAACTTGGTGTGGCCCCTGCCAAATTATGGGCAAAACCCTCGAAGAAATCAGCCCCCAAATGGCCAATGAAATTCAAATCGTCAAAGTAGACGGCGATCGCTATCCGGCCCTTGCCTCCCACCACGGTGTCCATGCCTATCCCACCCTCGTGCTCTACAACAAAGGACAATTAGTTTCCCGCATCGAAGGGGCCGTTGCCGCGCCACAACTGATGCAACAAATCCGCCGCGCCCTCCAAAATTAA
- the bicA gene encoding bicarbonate transporter BicA, translating to MQITNKIHFRNIRGDIFGGLTAAVIALPMALAFGVASGAGAEAGLWGAVLVGFFAALFGGTPTLISEPTGPMTVVMTAVIAHFTASAATPEEGLAIAFTVVMMAGVFQIIFGSLKLGKYVTMMPYTVISGFMSGIGIILVILQLAPFLGQASPGGGVIGTLQNLPTLLSNIQPGETALALGTVAIIWFMPEKFKKVIPPQLVALVLGTVIAFFVFPPEVSDLRRIGEIRAGFPELVRPSFSPVEFQRMILDAAVLGMLGCIDALLTSVVADSLTRTEHNSNKELIGQGLGNLFSGLFGGIAGAGATMGTVVNIQSGGRTALSGLVRAFVLLVVILGAASLTATIPLAVLAGIAFKVGVDIIDWSFLKRAHEISPKGALIMYGVILLTVLVDLIVAVGVGVFVANVLTIERMSNLQSEKVQTVSDADDNIRLTTTEKRWLDEGQGRVLLFQLSGPMIFGVAKAIAREHNAMGDCDALVFDIGEVPHMGVTASLALENAIEEALDKERQVYIVGAAGQTRRRLEKLKLFKRVPPDKCLMSREEALKNAVLGIYPHLADGVTAPSSEMG from the coding sequence ATGCAGATAACCAACAAAATTCACTTTAGGAATATCCGCGGCGATATTTTTGGCGGGCTAACGGCGGCGGTCATTGCGTTGCCCATGGCCCTCGCCTTCGGGGTGGCATCCGGTGCCGGGGCAGAAGCCGGTCTCTGGGGTGCTGTGCTTGTGGGCTTCTTTGCCGCCCTCTTTGGGGGAACCCCCACCCTCATTTCCGAACCCACAGGGCCGATGACGGTGGTTATGACCGCTGTGATTGCCCATTTCACGGCCAGCGCCGCTACTCCAGAAGAAGGTTTGGCGATCGCCTTTACCGTCGTGATGATGGCCGGGGTGTTCCAAATTATTTTTGGCTCCCTCAAACTCGGCAAATACGTCACCATGATGCCCTACACCGTGATTTCTGGCTTCATGTCAGGGATCGGGATCATCCTGGTCATTTTGCAATTAGCGCCCTTCCTGGGACAGGCGAGTCCGGGGGGCGGCGTCATCGGCACGCTCCAAAATTTACCCACACTGCTGAGTAATATTCAACCGGGCGAAACAGCCTTAGCTTTAGGCACCGTGGCGATCATCTGGTTTATGCCAGAGAAGTTTAAAAAGGTAATCCCGCCCCAATTGGTCGCCCTTGTCTTGGGGACAGTAATCGCCTTTTTTGTTTTCCCGCCAGAAGTAAGCGATCTCCGTCGCATCGGTGAAATTCGAGCTGGGTTCCCAGAGCTGGTCAGACCGAGCTTTAGTCCGGTTGAATTCCAGAGAATGATCCTCGATGCGGCAGTGCTAGGGATGCTCGGTTGTATCGATGCCCTCTTGACGTCTGTCGTCGCCGATAGCTTGACCCGGACAGAGCATAATTCCAACAAAGAATTAATTGGCCAAGGTCTAGGGAACCTCTTTTCTGGCTTGTTCGGCGGGATTGCTGGGGCTGGGGCCACCATGGGGACTGTGGTAAATATCCAGTCCGGTGGTCGAACGGCGCTTTCTGGATTGGTACGGGCCTTTGTCCTGTTGGTTGTGATCCTTGGGGCGGCTAGTTTAACGGCAACCATCCCCCTGGCTGTGCTTGCTGGGATTGCCTTCAAGGTCGGGGTTGACATCATTGACTGGAGTTTCCTAAAACGGGCCCACGAAATTTCCCCCAAGGGGGCACTGATCATGTACGGCGTCATTCTGTTGACGGTCTTAGTTGACTTGATTGTCGCCGTGGGTGTGGGTGTGTTTGTCGCTAATGTGCTCACCATCGAACGGATGAGTAATCTCCAGTCTGAAAAAGTCCAAACGGTTAGTGATGCTGACGATAATATCCGCCTGACTACCACTGAAAAACGCTGGTTGGATGAAGGCCAAGGCCGTGTTCTTTTGTTTCAACTCAGTGGGCCGATGATCTTTGGGGTCGCAAAGGCGATCGCCAGAGAACACAATGCGATGGGTGACTGTGATGCCCTCGTCTTTGATATCGGTGAAGTGCCCCACATGGGGGTTACCGCTTCCCTAGCCTTAGAAAATGCCATTGAAGAGGCCCTCGACAAAGAACGTCAGGTTTATATTGTCGGTGCTGCGGGCCAAACCCGTCGCCGTCTGGAAAAACTCAAGCTCTTTAAGCGGGTTCCCCCCGATAAATGTTTGATGTCGCGGGAAGAAGCCCTCAAGAATGCCGTGCTCGGAATCTATCCCCATTTGGCGGATGGTGTTACGGCTCCCAGTTCAGAGATGGGTTAA
- a CDS encoding cation:proton antiporter subunit C, which yields MSMSMLEACVFAVIFIGFFGIIFKKNLIMKILAMDVMSTGVIAYYILVAARGGIFAPIVDADQGAIAYADPVPQAVILTAIVIGFSIQALMLVGVMKLSRDNPTLETSEIEKSHTP from the coding sequence ATGTCGATGTCTATGCTCGAAGCCTGTGTGTTTGCAGTAATCTTCATTGGGTTTTTCGGCATCATTTTCAAAAAAAATCTGATTATGAAAATCCTGGCCATGGATGTGATGAGTACAGGGGTGATCGCGTATTACATTCTCGTGGCGGCCCGTGGGGGGATTTTTGCTCCCATTGTGGATGCTGACCAGGGGGCGATCGCCTATGCCGATCCGGTGCCCCAGGCCGTGATTTTGACGGCGATTGTGATTGGCTTTTCGATTCAGGCCTTGATGCTCGTGGGCGTGATGAAGTTGTCACGGGATAATCCGACCTTAGAAACCAGCGAAATCGAGAAAAGCCACACGCCATGA